In one Nicotiana sylvestris chromosome 8, ASM39365v2, whole genome shotgun sequence genomic region, the following are encoded:
- the LOC138875572 gene encoding uncharacterized protein has product MAPKLEDPRSFTIPCTIGSTNFVKALCDLGASINLMPYFMFKTLGIGQLRPTSMRLQMEDRTMKRPLGIIDDVLVRVDKFILLADFVILDCEVDYEVPIILRRPFLETGKALVDVEAGTLPYGWVRKKVIFHVCKSMKQPNSTEVCSFVDLVTEVIDDHTSAMINVEDPLEVVLLNLDVNEDEGRVECVNTLHRMSSYYYKPRKLSLDLENKKTPPTKTSIEEPTVLELNPLPSHLR; this is encoded by the exons atggctccaaagcttgaagatccccgctctttcaccattccatgtaccattgggagtACGAATTTTGTAAAGGCATTGTGTGACTTGGGAGCGagcatcaatttgatgccttacttcatgttcaaaactttgggtattggtcaactACGACCTACttcaatgaggttgcaaatggaggatagaacaatgaagaggccacttggtattattgatgatgttcttgttcgggtggacaagtttattttgctagctgattttgtgattcttGACTGCGAAGTTGACTATGAGGTGCCTATAATATTGCGAAGGCCTTTTCTAGAAactgggaaggcattggttgatgtggaagcagggacCTTACCTTACGGGTGGGTGAGGAAAAAAGttatctttcatgtgtgcaaatcaatgaaacaaccgaatagtactgaagtttgctcttttgtggatcttgtcacggaGGTGATAGATGATCATACTAGtgccatgatcaatgtggaggatcctttaGAAGTGGTATTATTGaaccttgatgtcaatgaggatgaaggtcgggtggagtgtgtcaataCTTTACATAGAATGAGCTCTTACTATTATAAGCCTCGAAAACTCTCTTTAGATCTTGAGAACAAAAAAACTCCCCCAACAAAGACCTCAATTGAGGAACCTACCGTTTTGGAGTTGAATCCCttgccttcacacctcag gtag
- the LOC138875571 gene encoding uncharacterized protein encodes MPWFVDVANFLVTGSVLCELSSNQWKKLKQDILDYYWDDPYLFKICNDGVVRMCVLEEEEMCILDVCHSSPYVGHHGGVKTASKVLSCGFYWPTLYKDASDLVKRCDECQRAGGISKKEEMPLTTILEVDILMCGASTSWDLL; translated from the coding sequence ATGCCTTGGTTTGTGGATGTTGCCAACTTTCTTGTGACCGGTAGTGTTctatgtgagctctcttctaaccaatgGAAGAAGCTCAAACAAGATATCTTGGACTACTACTGGGATGACCCTTATTTGTTTAAAATTTGTAATGATGGTGTGGTCCGAATGTGCGTTCTGGAAGAGGAGGAAATGTGCATTCTTGATgtttgtcattcctctccctacgtTGGTCACCATGGTGGGGTGAAGACAGCTTCAAAAGTGCTTAGctgtggattttattggcctacattgTACAAGGATGCGAGTGAtcttgtgaagagatgtgatgagtgccagAGAGCTGGCGGAATTTCAAAGAAAgaggaaatgcctctcaccactattcttgaggttgacatattgATGTGTGGGGCATCGACTTCATGGGACCTTTTGTGA